In Pirellulales bacterium, one DNA window encodes the following:
- a CDS encoding ISKra4 family transposase → SATSIVDYCRRYRSGLPISSSPAESAANSLVNARMNKKRQMRWSPIDAHRVLQVRVVR, encoded by the coding sequence AGAGCGCGACTTCGATCGTCGACTACTGCCGCCGATACCGGTCCGGCCTGCCGATATCCAGTTCGCCGGCTGAAAGTGCCGCCAACAGCCTGGTCAACGCTCGCATGAACAAGAAGCGTCAGATGCGCTGGTCGCCGATTGACGCTCATCGGGTTCTTCAAGTCCGAGTCGTGCGCTAA
- a CDS encoding peroxiredoxin-like family protein, translating into MLMTVEVMSERLTKTLNQVRNDLMAGFSDADRESYLYLVNWLRQADIASHALRVGDIAPDFLLPDAHGRLVSSEQLRSEGPLVVSFYRGGWCPFCNAELRALQTVKDEFDSLQANLVVLSPETRDLPRQLKRQLNLDLTMLADVDHGVAISYGVLFRVPEETKAHYSGQGYDFGHRHGSTEWMLPIPATFVIDQDGIIQGSFVEPDFTIRQEPSAILSNIRLLGPRIKDEPPTGE; encoded by the coding sequence ATGCTGATGACTGTCGAAGTAATGTCTGAACGCTTGACCAAGACCCTGAATCAGGTTCGCAACGACCTTATGGCCGGTTTTAGCGACGCCGACCGAGAATCGTACCTCTATCTCGTTAACTGGCTTCGCCAGGCTGACATCGCGTCGCACGCGTTGCGGGTTGGCGATATAGCGCCCGATTTTCTTCTACCGGATGCGCATGGACGACTTGTTTCCTCTGAGCAGCTCCGCAGCGAAGGCCCACTCGTCGTTAGCTTCTATCGTGGTGGCTGGTGCCCATTCTGCAACGCGGAACTCCGCGCACTTCAAACGGTCAAGGACGAATTTGATAGCCTACAAGCCAATCTTGTTGTCCTCTCTCCTGAGACCCGCGACCTACCGAGGCAATTGAAACGTCAGTTGAACCTCGACCTGACGATGCTCGCGGACGTCGATCACGGCGTGGCGATATCCTACGGCGTCCTGTTTCGCGTCCCCGAGGAAACCAAGGCGCATTATTCGGGACAAGGTTACGACTTCGGCCATCGGCACGGATCGACCGAATGGATGCTACCGATCCCGGCAACTTTCGTAATCGACCAAGATGGCATCATCCAAGGTTCCTTCGTTGAGCCGGACTTCACGATCCGCCAGGAACCCTCCGCCATCCTCAGCAACATTCGCCTCCTTGGACCTCGGATTAAAGATGAGCCACCGACGGGTGAATGA